The following are from one region of the Syngnathus acus chromosome 19, fSynAcu1.2, whole genome shotgun sequence genome:
- the sec31b gene encoding protein transport protein Sec31A isoform X2: MRLKEIQRTAQQAWSPAGHHPICLALGTSAQQLDASFNTTAALEIFEQDFADPSLDMKLRGSLCTTNRLHSLVWVNFGMGEDATGGRLVAGTENGTLTVYNPEAILNSGAEAVVGQCDKHTGPVRALDFNPFQSNLLASGANDSEIYIWDLNNFSSPMTPGTKAQPAEDISVVSWNRQVQHILASANPSGKAVVWDLRKNEPIIKISDHSNRMHCSGMVWHPEVATQLVLASEDDRLPVIQMWDLRFATSPFKVLENHTRGILSVSWSQADPELLLSSAKDNRILCWNPNTAEVIYELPTTNQWCFDVQWCPRNPALLSAASFDGRITVYSVMGGSLKAQHQSTADKISSSFDTMDPFGTGQVLPPLQVPQPTVQDTIVSPLKKPPKWVRRPAGASFAFGGKLITFENPKMAPVQTPQPVPRQVFISQVTTETEFLQRSRELQVALQSGSFNNYCQAKIHSAKSEAEQDIWKFLLVNFEDEARIKFLRLLGFNKDDLEQKISKCLGKNFQPNGHAVDAEDLAKKMLQLSTERSKEAEGDVRTSGSVSPADFFSQGRHEISNFQIPVSCDTDGLISQALLVGNFEGAVDLCLSDGRYAEAILLSISGGEELLKKTQHKYLSKQKNSISMLISSVVTQNWRDIVQSCELDNWKEALAALLTYAHPEEFAQLCDTLGGRLERGGTEKRCLQACLCYICSGNIERLVECWALHRDCSSPLGLEDLVEKVMMLRKSIERLRNSEVAVQSPVLAEKLTCYAGILAAEGSLATAMSYLPDNSDQPGICMLRNRLFHAQGEVTSPQQPPSTAKTIAASRTFTQKAQVMDQYQAPTTAHPQQHQQPPMPTSVLFQPQVAPSSSGPGLPPSSHVLPSSTMRPSYPQQPAPGFLPHQPFQPSPMGGPTAFSPPGPSMPAANLSGPPLLQPSSAPGGLPAMPSPGVLMTSFMPSTSMPAGPMPSSSQPGAPVPMYPGGLHSQGPMPPMTNAPYAPLGTGYPQGGPGAPAAKPFAASAVAPPSAGFFPWLNIESDPQASQEGWNDPPAVRGGPRKKVPDNYTPPAPITAPVMGFPVEAPQPHNNAQVPPGAPQEPNMQLLQQFPAERVEQKEIPAEHMVLKSTFDNLVQRCQLAAGDPQTKRKLDDAAKRLGCLYDKLREQSLSPNILNGLHEISRCVAGQHYQRGLEVHTLVVSSSNFSEISAFMPVLKVVMTIANKLGV, translated from the exons ATGCGGCTGAAAGAGATTCAGAGGACTGCCCAGCAGGCGTGGAGTCCGGCCGGACACCATCCCATCTGCTTGGCGTTAG GGACGTCGGCGCAGCAACTCGACGCCTCGTTCAACACCACGGCGGCCTTGGAGATATTTGAACAGGATTTTGCTGACCCATCTCTAGACATGAAGCTGAGAGGGTCACTGTGCACAACAAACAG GTTGCACAGTCTGGTGTGGGTCAATTTTGGGATGGGTGAGGATGCCACTGGAGGGAGGCTGGTAGCAGGCACCGAGAATGGCACATTAACAGTTTATAACCCGGAGGCCATCTTAAACTCCGGTGCTGAGGCCGTGGTCGGACAGTGCGATAAGCACACAGGACCCGTGCGAGCACTTGACTTCAACCCTTTCCAG AGCAACCTCCTTGCATCTGGAGCGAATGATTCCGAGATATATATTTGGGATCTCAACAACTTCAGCAGTCCAATGACACCGGGTACAAAAGCGCAG CCTGCAGAGGATATCAGTGTGGTGTCATGGAACCGGCAAGTGCAGCATATCCTGGCTTCGGCCAACCCCAGCGGCAAAGCTGTCGTGTGGGACCTGAGAAAGAACGAGCCCATCATCAAGATCAGCGACCACAGCAACCGG ATGCATTGTTCCGGGATGGTGTGGCACCCCGAGGTGGCCACTCAGTTGGTGCTGGCCTCCGAGGACGACCGCTTACCCGTCATCCAGATGTGGGACCTCCGTTTTGCCACTTCTCCTTTTAAAGTGCTTGAGAATCACACACG TGGGATTTTGTCCGTCTCCTGGAGCCAGGCGGACCCTGAGCTCCTCCTGAGCAGCGCTAAGGACAACCGCATCCTCTGCTGGAATCCAAACACTGCAGAA gtcatcTACGAGCTTCCTACGACCAACCAGTGGTGTTTCGACGTCCAGTGGTGTCCCAGGAATCCCGCCCTGCTTTCGGCAGCCTCCTTTGATGGGAGAATTACCGTTTATTCTGTGATGGGCGGAAGCTTGAAGGCTCAGCACCAAAGTACCGCTGATAAG atttcgTCCTCATTTGATACAATGGATCCCTTCGGTACAGGGCAGGTGCTCCCTCCCCTGCAGGTTCCTCAGCCGACAGTGCAGGACACCATAGTTTCACCTTTGAAGAAGCCGCCCAAGTGGGTGCGCAGGCCAGCGGGGGCCTCTTTTGCC TTTGGCGGCAAGCTGATCACGTTTGAGAACCCCAAGATGGCGCCCGTGCAGACTCCCCAGCCCGTCCCCAGGCAGGTGTTTATCAGCCAGGTCACCACGGAAACGGAGTTCCTGCAGCGCTCCAGGGAGCTGCAGGTGGCACTGCAGTCTGGTTCTTTTAACAATTACTGCCAGGCCAAAATCCACAGCGCCAAATCCGAGGCCGAGCAGGACATATGGAAGTTCCTTCTG GTGAATTTTGAAGATGAAGCGCGTATCAAATTCCTGCGACTTTTGGGTTTCAATAAAGATGACCTGGAGCAAAAG ATTTCTAAATGCTTGGGAAAGAATTTTCAACCCAATGGACACGCCGTGGATGCTGAGGACCTGGCtaaaaaaatgctgcagcTCTCCACTGAG CGGTCCAAAGAAGCAGAAGGCGATGTCAGGACGTCAGGCTCCGTTTCACCTGCCGACTTTTTCAGCCAGGGTCGGCACGAAATCTCCAACTTTCAGATTCCTGTTTCATGCG ATACGGACGGTTTGATAAGCCAGGCGCTGCTGGTAGGCAACTTTGAGGGGGCGGTGGATTTGTGTCTGAGCGACGGCCGCTACGCCGAAGCCATCCTGCTTTCCATCAGTGGTGGAGAGGAGCTGCTCAAGAAAACCCAGCACAAATACCTGAGCAAGCAGAAAAACAGCATCTCCATG CTCATATCGTCAGTGGTGACACAGAACTGGAGAGACATCGTGCAAAGCTGTGAGCTGGACAACTGGAAGGAAGCGCTTGCCGCTCTTCTGACCTACGCTCACCCCGAAGAATTCGCCCAGCTGTGCG ATACCCTGGGAGGCCGCTTGGAGCGTGGGGGGACGGAGAAACGCTGCCTGCAGGCGTGCTTGTGTTACATCTGCTCCGGAAACATCGAGAGGCTTGTGGAGTGTTGGGCCTTGCACAGGGATTGCTCATCTCCTCTTGGCctggag gatctggtggaaaaagtcATGATGCTGCGCAAGTCCATCGAGCGCCTCCGCAACAGCGAGGTGGCGGTGCAGAGCCCCGTCCTGGCTGAGAAACTGACATGCTACGCCGGCATCCTCGCTGCAGAGGGCAGCCTGGCCACTGCCATGTCCTACCTGCCCGACAATTCCGATCAA CCTGGAATTTGCATGTTGAGAAACAGACTGTTCCATGCTCAGGGAGAGGTTACCAGTCCACAGCAACCTCCAAGCACAGCCAAGACTATTGCTGCATCTCGCACTTTTACACAGAAAGCACAAGTCATG GATCAGTACCAAGCGCCTACTACTGCTCATCCccagcagcatcagcagccTCCCATGCCGACATCAGTGCTATTCCAGCCTCAAGTTGCTCCAAGTAGCTCCGGCCCTGGCCTGCCCCCCTCTTCTCATGTGCTGCCGTCCTCAACCATGAGGCCCTCGTACCCACAGCAGCCAGCACCAG GTTTTCTTCCACATCAGCCATTCCAGCCGTCCCCCATGGGCGGACCCACAGCCTTCTCCCCTCCAGGCCCCTCCATGCCAGCAGCTAACTTGTCAGGGCCTCCGCTGCTGCAGCCGTCGTCGGCCCCCGGGGGCCTTCCGGCCATGCCCAGCCCCGGTGTACTGATGACGAGCTTCATGCCTTCTACCTCCATGCCGGCGGGCCCCATGCCATCTAGCTCCCAGCCTGGAGCCCCCGTCCCCATGTACCCCGGGGGGCTCCACAGCCAGGGGCCCATGCCCCCCATGACAAACGCTCCCTATGCCCCTCTTGGAACAGGTTACCCACAAGGGGGCCCCGGCGCTCCTGCAGCAAAGCCCTTTGCGGCTTCAGCTGTGGCTCCTCCTTCTGCAG GATTCTTTCCATGGCTGAATATCGAGTCTGACCCTCAAG CATCTCAAGAAGGCTGGAATGATCCACCGGCAGTACGAGGTGGACCCAGAAAAA AGGTCCCGGACAACTACACTCCACCCGCCCCCATCACCGCCCCTGTGATGGGTTTCCCAGTGGAGGCCCCTCAGCCACACAACAACGCCCAGGTGCCCCCCGGAGCTCCCCAGGAGCCCAACATGCAG CTCCTCCAGCAGTTCCCAGCAGAGCGAGTGGAGCAGAAGGAGATCCCCGCTGAGCACATGGTCCTCAAATCCACCTTTGACAATCTGGTGCAGCGCTGCCAGCTTGCAGCAGGAGACCCA caaacaaaaaggaagCTCGATGACGCAGCCAAGCGTTTGGGATGCCTGTACGACAAGCTGAGGGAGCAGTCG CTCTCGCCCAACATCCTGAACGGCCTGCATGAGATCAGCCGCTGCGTGGCCGGCCAGCACTACCAGCGCGGCCTGGAGGTCCACACGCTCGTGGTGAGCAGCAGCAACTTCAGCGAGATCTCCGCTTTCATGCCCGTCCTCAAAGTCGTCATGACCATCGCCAACAAGCTAGGCGTCTGA